The Metabacillus schmidteae genome includes a region encoding these proteins:
- a CDS encoding toxic anion resistance protein: MSNNPLDELLSNPFGEEELVVKNEPDSAKPAKLLDVLPEENRKKAIQLAEQIDPKNQQAIALYGTQAQSKLLNFSHSMLDHVQKKDTGEIGQIIGDLMKKLEQVSPDALKPEKRGLISKMFGKISNSVQEVLTKYQKTGVQIDRISVKLDHSKTGLLQDIQVLEQLYEQNKEYFHALNVYIAAGELKLEELQTKTIPELKKKAELTQDQMAFQEVNDLMQFADRLEKRTHDLVLSRQITMQSAPQIRLIQSANQALVEKIQSSITTAIPLWKNQVAIALTLLRQKDAVEAQKLVSKTTNDLLLKNAEMLKVNTVETAKENERGLVDVDTLKKVQDHLVSTLEETLRIQAEGRAKRLQAEQDLAMMETDLKKKLAGM, encoded by the coding sequence ATGAGTAACAATCCACTTGATGAACTGCTCTCAAACCCGTTTGGAGAAGAGGAGCTTGTTGTAAAAAATGAACCAGATTCAGCAAAGCCGGCAAAACTGCTTGATGTTTTACCGGAGGAAAACCGTAAAAAGGCCATTCAGCTTGCAGAGCAAATTGATCCGAAAAACCAGCAGGCTATCGCCCTATATGGAACACAAGCACAGTCTAAGCTATTGAATTTTTCACACTCCATGCTTGATCATGTCCAAAAAAAGGATACGGGTGAAATTGGCCAAATTATCGGAGACTTAATGAAAAAGCTCGAACAAGTGAGTCCTGATGCATTAAAGCCTGAAAAACGCGGACTTATCTCAAAAATGTTCGGGAAAATCTCTAACTCCGTTCAAGAGGTATTAACAAAATACCAAAAAACCGGTGTTCAAATCGATCGAATCAGCGTGAAGCTCGATCATTCGAAAACAGGCTTACTTCAAGATATCCAAGTACTTGAACAGCTTTACGAGCAAAACAAGGAATACTTCCATGCGCTAAATGTTTATATTGCAGCTGGTGAACTCAAGCTTGAAGAATTACAAACGAAAACAATACCTGAGCTAAAGAAAAAAGCTGAGCTCACACAGGACCAAATGGCCTTCCAGGAGGTCAATGATCTTATGCAATTTGCCGATCGTTTGGAAAAGCGGACACATGATCTTGTCTTAAGCAGACAAATCACAATGCAAAGTGCTCCACAAATTCGCTTAATTCAAAGCGCCAACCAGGCATTAGTGGAAAAAATTCAATCATCGATCACAACGGCGATTCCACTATGGAAAAACCAAGTAGCTATTGCACTCACACTACTTCGCCAAAAGGATGCGGTTGAAGCTCAAAAGCTAGTGTCTAAAACGACGAATGATTTACTATTGAAAAATGCAGAAATGTTAAAGGTCAACACAGTGGAAACAGCGAAGGAAAATGAACGCGGACTTGTAGACGTGGACACATTAAAAAAGGTCCAAGACCATTTAGTTTCAACATTAGAAGAAACATTGCGCATTCAAGCCGAAGGCCGTGCCAAGCGCCTTCAAGCAGAACAGGACCTAGCAATGATGGAAACAGACTTGAAAAAGAAATTGGCGGGAATGTAG
- a CDS encoding IS1182 family transposase: MLKDKDMQLSIYSVLYNKIPENHQLKILRDELDFSFINIELEKTYCKYYGRPAKEPELMVKLLVLQYLYNLSDERVIEEASLNLAYMYFLGINPEDDLPHPSLLTKFRKNKLEGNLTIDDIISKIVKQCVDKGIIQGTGISIDTTHTASNTFKCTAERVMKRLAKKIFKTVENENGEVPKEINQEIPDYKEIKDHKEAKATMKSYLEEIISSVEEHTDIQNNSKVKELLEVTKEILEDPKFLEQKGVRSIVDLDARVGHKSKTSHFFGYKTEFMMIPKERIITAVHVDNGAYVDGKMFDELLEQTKKGGIFIEEIFADKAYFRKIILDRIKEIGAKAYIPVSEMAYRVNEALYSYNKDSDEWFCIQGNISVRKYHKKTKNRQSYRYYFGKETCRSCPFRDVCISGKTVAKVLEVGINTPEFYEYSQQQKSAEFKEKYRERASHEWKNGEMKNFHGLDRARGYDLKSVALQAKLTALAVNLKRIAAILSSKKSAIVIFYSIFLKYIVGIRKFHKMSI, encoded by the coding sequence ATGCTTAAAGACAAAGATATGCAATTAAGCATCTATTCAGTATTATACAATAAAATTCCTGAAAATCATCAACTTAAAATTCTTAGAGACGAATTAGATTTTAGTTTTATTAATATAGAACTCGAAAAAACCTACTGTAAGTATTATGGTAGACCAGCAAAAGAGCCTGAACTTATGGTAAAACTTTTAGTCTTACAATATCTTTATAACCTATCAGATGAACGTGTCATCGAAGAGGCTTCATTGAATCTTGCTTACATGTATTTTCTAGGCATTAACCCCGAAGATGATCTACCTCATCCAAGCCTTTTGACTAAGTTTCGTAAAAATAAATTAGAAGGAAATTTAACGATTGATGACATCATCTCTAAAATCGTAAAACAATGTGTAGATAAAGGGATTATACAGGGAACGGGAATAAGCATTGATACAACTCACACAGCATCTAACACATTTAAATGTACCGCAGAAAGAGTAATGAAGCGTCTAGCTAAAAAGATTTTTAAAACTGTGGAGAACGAAAACGGTGAAGTACCGAAGGAAATAAATCAGGAGATTCCAGATTATAAAGAAATAAAAGATCATAAAGAAGCTAAGGCAACCATGAAGTCTTATCTCGAAGAGATAATTTCAAGTGTAGAAGAACATACAGATATACAAAACAACTCCAAGGTGAAGGAATTACTAGAGGTTACGAAAGAAATTCTGGAGGACCCTAAATTTCTGGAACAAAAAGGAGTTCGGTCCATTGTAGATCTAGACGCTAGAGTTGGACATAAAAGTAAAACTTCCCATTTCTTTGGTTATAAAACAGAATTTATGATGATACCGAAAGAGCGAATTATAACAGCAGTTCATGTTGATAATGGGGCCTATGTGGATGGTAAAATGTTTGACGAGTTATTAGAACAAACAAAAAAAGGCGGTATTTTCATAGAAGAAATATTTGCCGATAAGGCTTATTTTCGTAAGATAATACTAGATAGAATAAAAGAAATTGGAGCTAAAGCATACATACCAGTAAGTGAAATGGCCTATAGAGTAAATGAAGCACTTTACAGCTACAATAAAGATTCTGATGAATGGTTCTGTATTCAGGGGAATATTTCCGTAAGGAAATACCACAAAAAGACTAAAAACCGACAATCCTATCGTTATTACTTTGGAAAGGAAACTTGCAGAAGTTGCCCGTTTAGAGATGTTTGTATTTCTGGTAAAACTGTAGCAAAAGTTTTAGAGGTTGGGATCAATACTCCAGAATTCTATGAATACAGCCAACAACAAAAGTCAGCTGAATTCAAAGAAAAATATCGGGAAAGAGCTTCTCACGAATGGAAAAATGGTGAGATGAAGAATTTCCACGGGTTAGATCGTGCCAGGGGGTACGATCTAAAAAGCGTGGCCTTACAAGCAAAATTAACTGCATTAGCAGTAAATTTAAAGAGGATAGCAGCGATACTATCCTCTAAAAAGTCAGCTATAGTCATTTTTTATTCCATTTTCTTGAAATATATAGTTGGAATCCGTAAATTTCATAAAATGAGTATTTAA
- the tagU gene encoding polyisoprenyl-teichoic acid--peptidoglycan teichoic acid transferase TagU → MRERKKKKKWLWITLSVIGLLVLGTGGYAYYLYKSAADTVASIQEDLDRDKSEKRTEKVVFEEKDPISILLMGVDERKGDRGRSDSLILMTVNPHTNTTQMVSIPRDTRTEIVGKGKQDKINHAYAFGGTEMAINTVEHFLDVPVDYFVKINMESFKDTVDAVGGVEVNNTLNFSYEGYDFTEGLTTLDGKKALAYTRMRYDDPRGDFGRQERQRQVIEAVIKKGANVSSITKFGDMFGVVRDNVKTNLTFDEMWDIQANYKAASQNLEQFQVKGTGDKINGIYYYIVPEEERLALSNQLKEHLEISKNTASTN, encoded by the coding sequence ATGAGAGAACGCAAAAAGAAGAAGAAGTGGCTATGGATCACTTTAAGTGTAATTGGACTTCTTGTTTTAGGTACAGGCGGCTATGCTTATTATTTATATAAATCAGCTGCTGATACTGTGGCAAGCATTCAAGAAGACCTTGATAGAGATAAGTCTGAGAAACGTACAGAAAAAGTTGTATTCGAAGAAAAGGATCCAATTTCGATCCTGTTAATGGGTGTAGATGAACGGAAAGGTGACCGCGGTCGCTCTGACTCGTTAATTTTAATGACAGTGAATCCACATACAAACACGACTCAAATGGTGAGCATACCTCGTGATACGCGAACTGAAATTGTTGGAAAAGGTAAACAAGATAAGATCAACCATGCTTATGCCTTTGGTGGAACAGAAATGGCGATTAACACTGTAGAGCACTTCTTAGATGTACCGGTCGACTATTTCGTAAAAATCAACATGGAAAGCTTTAAAGATACAGTTGATGCCGTTGGTGGTGTTGAGGTAAATAATACACTAAATTTCTCTTACGAAGGTTATGACTTCACTGAAGGATTGACTACACTAGATGGAAAAAAAGCATTAGCATATACTAGAATGCGTTACGACGACCCACGCGGTGACTTCGGTAGACAAGAACGCCAACGTCAAGTGATCGAAGCCGTTATTAAAAAAGGCGCTAATGTTTCATCTATTACAAAATTCGGCGATATGTTCGGTGTTGTCCGTGATAACGTAAAAACGAACCTAACATTCGATGAAATGTGGGATATTCAAGCAAATTATAAAGCAGCTTCCCAAAACCTAGAGCAATTTCAGGTAAAAGGCACAGGCGATAAAATTAATGGTATCTACTATTATATCGTTCCTGAAGAAGAACGTTTAGCATTATCAAATCAGCTAAAAGAACATCTCGAAATCAGCAAAAATACAGCAAGCACAAACTGA
- a CDS encoding leucine-rich repeat domain-containing protein encodes MKNRFVTLLLVFTLLFSIFVPFVQSVDAEESNSITILPAVSTEEGIQLQWKTVTTASDEESFSVAKNNEELSVESIKQLSTVLNEQKEMERTYQLLDTDVVEDGEYIYTVEKTGETPIQTEPLTVTYQNNAQEIIVHIKDITETSMNVSWSEVQQAESYQLIVNGKSIDSFDKATSHELQGLTSGTSYSVNLRAIQKEKVVTEASQTVRTKEAVVKAEVKEEVKEEVKEEPKSTSNEIQTQGKLSSKQINIAATETVSIPDSALKRVIKRQLGIQSEEITVQDMEQLTELDASYENIKNLTGLEKAVNLTKLELAGNEIKNADPLKDLTKLEYLDISYYLGSKVEFLTKLLNLKTLILADTLVKDLNPISGLFKLETLDISFTGVTDLSPLAGLTSLKDINISYLELDTIMPLKDLSLATITMYGDRYFLLKEEVAAFEKANVDILHDDYFNVYISSIKANENKAVVKWEYEGEEEVDEYQIKVDGKVATVSADEHTYTVNDLTANTNYQVEILALNSEGAQIGQATESFQTLSTAIGEKVVFNDPLLEKAIKNEFGLDRDIVESDMKHLKELSLERKRITDLTGLEKATNLEYLYLSANKITNIEQLASLKNLEYLYLDRNPISDFSPLRELTNIISLGLGDTGVKDLSFLANLQRLEDLSLENNQLKSLATLPSLNGLTYLSLNLNKLSSLEGIEKLNHLTTLYVDENPITSIEGLEQLQSLTDLSLSFTSLESIDRLVDMENIDYLSLYGIDLTGISGAMKVIETLQNRGVTVEYEGNEEEEWFDVYVGGVTEDFIKLYIDYYGEKEIATYEVYVNGKLKETLPGDESYLKLQKLKPNTEYEIEVHAYDAQKELLFSRTVTETTWDAPIGEVIPFKDQNLHELIKAELGLERDVQESDMEYLHSLYLYEEDIQDLTGLEYATNLSEFYVYGNSTALDLKPLVQLPSLYYLSIDDTPIKDYSVLKSIKKLQSLSIDNNQLKDLSFLQGMKNLTDITLQNNGIKDISALSSLTKLAIVNLANNQIKDLSPLLASKSNLFMLDLTGNPVEDLSLLAQFENLSDLILDETNVTDLSPLLELYNLMFLSLYGVPLDEEAQNVIDELKQYDVQVNLDVDNTPELYLDEVTETTISVSWDPMMPHDLPAENGVYKLNLYTNEGENLEQEIELSGAETNYQFTDLKPNTTYYVEVMVESAEYYGYLFGDVKTLPVEGSVKDVSLYVYDTEEEPAVDVMFDLYGIDPDTEEQYFYGWSDEDGMLWDHTGEDAVDLFTLPVGMYEIVFTTADEEEIVFQFEIETDEEYIEKPIFFFLHAEDDEQTPPVVVPDGDKQQTGSKPNKVNKPSQPDTVNIEKTKKNTESKKNQLPETATMIYNLLLIGLIVVAFGSAILFIQKRKSA; translated from the coding sequence TTGAAAAATCGGTTTGTTACATTATTACTAGTTTTCACCTTGCTTTTTTCTATCTTTGTACCTTTTGTACAAAGTGTAGATGCCGAGGAAAGTAATAGCATCACCATTTTACCTGCTGTGAGCACAGAAGAAGGCATTCAACTTCAATGGAAAACAGTCACTACAGCATCTGATGAAGAAAGCTTTAGTGTTGCGAAAAATAACGAAGAGCTTTCTGTAGAATCAATTAAACAACTGTCTACAGTTTTAAATGAACAAAAAGAAATGGAGAGAACTTACCAGCTTCTTGATACAGATGTTGTAGAGGATGGGGAATACATCTACACAGTAGAAAAAACTGGTGAAACTCCTATTCAAACCGAGCCTCTCACTGTAACATATCAAAACAATGCTCAGGAAATAATCGTACATATAAAGGATATAACCGAAACGTCGATGAATGTTTCATGGTCAGAAGTGCAACAAGCTGAATCATATCAATTGATCGTTAATGGTAAGAGTATTGATTCATTTGATAAAGCAACTTCACATGAATTACAAGGACTAACAAGCGGGACCAGTTATTCAGTAAATCTGCGTGCCATTCAAAAAGAAAAAGTAGTAACAGAAGCCTCACAAACAGTTAGAACAAAAGAGGCTGTAGTAAAGGCAGAAGTAAAGGAAGAAGTAAAGGAAGAAGTAAAGGAAGAGCCAAAAAGTACTTCTAATGAAATTCAAACTCAAGGAAAATTGAGTTCAAAGCAAATCAACATTGCAGCCACAGAGACTGTCTCCATTCCTGACTCAGCGTTAAAGCGTGTCATCAAGCGCCAATTAGGAATTCAGAGTGAGGAAATAACTGTGCAAGACATGGAGCAGCTAACAGAGCTTGATGCTTCCTATGAAAATATCAAAAATCTTACAGGATTAGAAAAGGCAGTTAACCTCACAAAACTCGAATTAGCTGGAAACGAAATTAAAAATGCCGATCCATTAAAAGATTTAACAAAGCTTGAGTATTTAGATATTTCCTACTACTTAGGAAGTAAGGTTGAATTTTTAACAAAGCTACTAAACCTAAAAACATTAATTTTGGCTGATACACTAGTTAAGGATCTTAATCCGATTTCAGGACTTTTCAAATTAGAAACTCTAGATATCAGCTTTACTGGGGTAACAGATCTTTCTCCTTTGGCTGGCTTAACAAGCTTAAAGGATATAAATATTAGTTACCTTGAGTTAGATACAATTATGCCACTTAAGGATCTATCTCTTGCTACCATTACGATGTATGGTGATCGTTATTTTCTTTTAAAAGAGGAAGTAGCCGCTTTTGAGAAAGCAAATGTAGACATTTTACATGACGATTATTTTAATGTTTATATTTCATCAATCAAAGCAAATGAAAACAAAGCAGTGGTTAAATGGGAATATGAAGGAGAAGAAGAGGTAGACGAGTATCAAATTAAGGTTGATGGTAAGGTTGCAACAGTTTCTGCAGATGAACATACTTATACGGTTAACGACCTTACAGCAAACACGAATTATCAAGTAGAAATCCTTGCTTTAAACAGCGAAGGTGCGCAAATTGGACAAGCAACAGAGTCCTTCCAAACACTCTCAACTGCAATTGGAGAAAAAGTGGTTTTTAATGACCCACTTTTAGAAAAAGCTATCAAAAACGAGTTTGGTTTAGATCGTGACATTGTTGAAAGTGATATGAAGCATTTGAAAGAGTTAAGTCTTGAACGCAAACGAATTACAGATTTAACAGGACTTGAAAAGGCAACAAACCTGGAATATCTATACCTATCAGCAAACAAAATTACAAACATCGAGCAATTAGCTTCACTGAAAAATCTGGAATATTTATATCTTGACAGAAATCCTATTTCAGATTTCAGTCCATTACGTGAGTTAACAAACATAATCAGTTTAGGGTTAGGCGACACCGGTGTAAAAGATTTATCTTTCTTAGCTAACTTACAAAGGTTAGAAGATTTATCATTAGAAAATAATCAGTTGAAAAGCCTGGCTACACTGCCTTCTTTAAACGGATTAACCTATCTTTCTCTAAACCTTAATAAATTATCGAGCTTAGAAGGGATAGAGAAGTTAAATCATTTAACAACACTATATGTTGATGAAAATCCAATAACTTCAATAGAAGGTCTGGAGCAGTTACAAAGTCTAACAGATCTAAGTTTAAGCTTTACATCGCTTGAAAGCATTGATCGTTTAGTAGATATGGAAAATATAGATTATCTTTCTCTTTATGGTATTGACTTAACAGGGATTTCGGGCGCTATGAAAGTGATTGAGACTCTTCAAAATCGTGGAGTAACTGTTGAGTATGAAGGCAATGAGGAAGAAGAATGGTTTGATGTCTACGTAGGAGGAGTGACAGAGGATTTCATAAAGCTTTACATTGACTATTATGGTGAAAAGGAAATTGCAACATATGAAGTGTATGTGAATGGCAAGCTTAAGGAAACTTTACCTGGCGATGAGTCATATTTAAAGCTACAGAAACTTAAGCCAAACACTGAATATGAAATCGAAGTACATGCATATGATGCTCAAAAAGAGCTGCTTTTCAGCCGTACAGTAACAGAAACAACCTGGGATGCACCAATAGGAGAAGTCATTCCTTTTAAAGATCAAAATTTACATGAGCTTATTAAAGCAGAGCTTGGCTTAGAGCGGGATGTACAGGAAAGCGATATGGAATACCTTCATTCATTATATTTATATGAAGAGGATATTCAAGATCTAACCGGCTTGGAATATGCGACAAATTTATCAGAGTTTTATGTGTATGGAAATTCTACAGCTTTAGATTTAAAACCATTAGTACAGTTACCATCTCTATATTATTTAAGTATCGATGACACGCCAATTAAAGATTATTCTGTTTTGAAAAGCATCAAAAAACTGCAATCACTTAGCATTGATAATAATCAGTTGAAAGATCTATCCTTCTTACAAGGAATGAAAAACTTAACGGATATCACCTTACAGAACAACGGTATTAAAGATATCTCAGCCTTATCGTCATTAACAAAACTAGCTATTGTTAATCTGGCAAACAATCAAATAAAAGATCTATCACCATTGCTTGCGTCAAAAAGCAACCTTTTTATGCTTGATTTAACAGGAAATCCAGTTGAGGATCTTTCACTTTTAGCTCAGTTTGAAAACCTGTCAGATCTCATTTTAGATGAAACAAATGTAACGGATTTATCTCCATTACTAGAATTATATAATCTGATGTTTTTATCTCTATATGGAGTACCATTAGATGAAGAGGCTCAGAATGTAATTGATGAATTAAAGCAATATGATGTTCAGGTCAATCTTGATGTCGATAACACTCCGGAGCTTTATCTTGATGAGGTTACTGAAACAACCATTTCCGTTTCATGGGATCCAATGATGCCACATGATTTACCAGCGGAAAACGGAGTATACAAGCTAAACCTTTATACAAACGAAGGTGAGAATTTAGAACAAGAAATCGAGTTGTCAGGCGCCGAAACAAATTACCAATTTACTGACCTTAAACCAAATACCACTTATTATGTGGAAGTTATGGTTGAATCAGCTGAGTATTATGGCTACTTGTTCGGAGATGTCAAAACATTGCCTGTCGAAGGATCTGTGAAAGATGTTAGTTTATATGTGTATGACACAGAAGAAGAGCCTGCAGTTGACGTCATGTTCGATTTATACGGAATTGATCCTGACACAGAAGAACAATACTTCTACGGATGGTCTGATGAAGACGGTATGCTGTGGGATCATACAGGAGAAGACGCTGTTGATTTATTCACTCTTCCAGTTGGAATGTATGAAATTGTCTTTACTACAGCAGATGAAGAGGAAATCGTCTTTCAGTTTGAAATTGAGACGGATGAAGAGTATATCGAAAAACCGATTTTCTTTTTTTTACATGCAGAAGATGATGAACAAACACCACCGGTAGTTGTGCCTGATGGAGATAAACAGCAAACAGGATCGAAGCCAAATAAAGTAAACAAACCAAGTCAACCAGACACAGTGAACATTGAAAAAACGAAGAAAAATACAGAAAGTAAAAAGAATCAATTACCGGAAACAGCAACAATGATCTATAATCTTCTCTTAATAGGGTTGATTGTAGTGGCATTCGGTAGTGCCATTTTGTTTATACAAAAAAGAAAGAGTGCATAA
- a CDS encoding UDP-glucose dehydrogenase family protein, which yields MKITVAGTGYVGLVTGICLAEVGHDVICIDIDHAKINTLKSGKSPIYEPGLEELLQKNLTIGKLTFTTDPKQAYLNTNIIIVAVGTPENNDGSANLTYIENVCRKIAVNIDQDIIIITKSTVPVGTNDRLYEIINNTKPDCLKINVVSNPEFLREGSAIKDMFHGDRIVIGASDPNVARIVEEMYRPFNIPVLHTDIKSAEMIKYASNAFLATKISFINEIASICEKVGANIEDVANGIGKDKRIGDKFLQAGIGYGGSCFPKDTKALVQIAGNVKHKFELLESVIRVNNQQQTKLFAKAKSDIGNFTGKKVAILGASFKPNTDDIRESASLIMIDELVKNDADVHVYDPIALENLSKVFGDKITYCLTYQDALKAANIAFLLTEWEQIKMIPLSVYVDLMEEAILYDGRNCYSINAAEKFPLNYISIGRKSIYHLKLLDISD from the coding sequence ATGAAAATTACTGTTGCGGGTACAGGGTATGTAGGGTTGGTTACTGGAATTTGTTTAGCTGAAGTAGGTCATGATGTTATATGTATTGATATTGATCATGCCAAAATAAATACTTTGAAAAGTGGAAAATCACCTATATATGAGCCAGGCCTAGAAGAGCTCCTTCAAAAGAATTTAACTATTGGTAAACTTACATTCACAACAGATCCAAAGCAAGCCTATCTAAATACGAACATTATTATTGTAGCAGTAGGTACACCTGAGAATAATGATGGATCTGCTAATTTAACATATATAGAGAATGTTTGTCGAAAAATTGCAGTGAATATTGATCAAGATATTATTATCATTACGAAGAGTACAGTACCTGTAGGTACGAATGATCGACTTTATGAAATTATTAATAATACAAAACCTGATTGTCTTAAAATAAACGTGGTATCTAACCCCGAGTTTTTAAGAGAGGGGTCAGCAATTAAGGATATGTTTCACGGTGATCGTATCGTAATAGGTGCATCTGATCCTAATGTTGCTAGAATTGTTGAAGAAATGTATCGTCCTTTTAACATACCTGTCCTTCACACTGATATTAAAAGTGCGGAGATGATTAAATATGCATCAAATGCTTTTTTAGCTACTAAAATTAGTTTTATTAATGAGATTGCTAGCATCTGTGAAAAGGTAGGAGCAAATATAGAAGATGTCGCAAACGGTATAGGGAAAGACAAGAGAATAGGCGATAAATTTTTACAAGCTGGAATAGGGTATGGCGGCTCTTGCTTTCCGAAAGATACAAAAGCTCTAGTTCAAATTGCAGGAAATGTTAAGCATAAATTTGAGTTACTAGAGTCTGTGATTAGAGTAAATAATCAGCAACAGACTAAATTATTTGCTAAGGCAAAAAGTGATATCGGGAACTTTACTGGAAAGAAAGTAGCAATACTTGGAGCTTCATTTAAACCTAATACAGATGACATAAGGGAATCTGCTTCACTTATTATGATTGATGAATTAGTAAAAAATGATGCGGACGTTCATGTTTATGACCCTATAGCTCTCGAGAATCTGTCAAAGGTATTTGGTGATAAAATTACATATTGCCTTACATATCAAGATGCTTTAAAGGCTGCAAATATTGCATTTCTCCTTACAGAGTGGGAACAAATAAAAATGATTCCTTTATCAGTTTATGTGGATTTAATGGAAGAGGCAATTCTATATGATGGGAGAAACTGCTATTCTATAAACGCTGCAGAGAAGTTTCCTTTAAATTATATTTCAATTGGTAGGAAGTCGATCTATCATTTGAAGTTATTAGATATATCTGATTGA
- the galU gene encoding UTP--glucose-1-phosphate uridylyltransferase GalU has protein sequence MKVRKAIIPAAGLGTRFLPATKAQPKEMLPIVDKPTIQYIVEEAVKSGIEDIIIISGRGKRAIEDHFDKSYELEETLVKKEKYDMLEEVQSISNLANIHYIRQKEPKGLGHAISCASQFIGDEPFAVLLGDDIMNDNGDTPALKQLIDIYERSQLPVVGVKQVPTEDVSKYGIVAIKKDREDRNILEVETLVEKPKAENAPSNLAIMGRYVLTPGIFELLRNQKPGSGGEIQLTDAICELNKHQQVLATELIGDRYDVGDKFGFIKATIDFALQRSDLKENVFAYLQEVIEKSAEVKKV, from the coding sequence TTGAAAGTAAGAAAAGCCATCATTCCTGCTGCAGGACTTGGTACACGATTTTTACCAGCAACGAAAGCTCAACCGAAAGAGATGCTTCCTATTGTAGATAAGCCAACTATCCAATATATAGTGGAGGAAGCTGTAAAATCCGGTATAGAGGATATTATTATTATAAGTGGACGAGGCAAAAGGGCGATTGAAGACCATTTTGATAAGTCATATGAATTAGAAGAGACATTAGTGAAAAAAGAGAAGTATGATATGCTTGAAGAGGTACAAAGTATTTCCAATTTGGCTAATATTCATTATATTCGTCAGAAAGAACCAAAGGGACTTGGTCATGCAATATCATGTGCTAGCCAATTTATCGGAGATGAACCATTTGCCGTATTATTGGGTGACGATATTATGAATGATAATGGAGACACTCCTGCATTAAAACAGCTGATTGATATTTATGAGAGATCTCAATTACCAGTTGTAGGAGTCAAGCAGGTCCCAACAGAAGACGTTTCAAAGTACGGGATTGTAGCAATTAAGAAGGATAGAGAAGACCGGAACATTCTTGAAGTGGAAACATTAGTCGAAAAGCCAAAAGCAGAAAACGCTCCTTCAAACTTGGCTATTATGGGTAGATATGTATTAACTCCTGGTATATTTGAATTGTTACGAAATCAAAAGCCTGGTTCAGGTGGGGAAATTCAACTAACAGACGCGATTTGTGAGCTTAATAAACATCAACAGGTACTAGCAACCGAGTTAATAGGTGATCGTTATGATGTTGGAGATAAATTTGGATTTATTAAAGCAACGATTGATTTTGCCCTCCAGCGAAGTGACCTGAAGGAAAATGTATTTGCCTATCTTCAGGAAGTAATAGAAAAAAGTGCAGAAGTGAAAAAAGTATAA
- a CDS encoding ABC transporter permease: MFKQVFKDIHSHKDLILHLTMTDFKNNSARTYLGFLWWILDPILYMGIFYLLVQVILQRGGPDYSVYLFTGLIPLKWATACIVDSTNSIASNARIIQQVYVPKVVFISVRLLVNTFKFLISAVVLFLFLWLYGIDLNLNALQFIPIMIVNALFLFSIMTFLAHIGVFIRDVKNAMQYIARILLYLSPVMFSLDQVPEKYVPILLLNPLSTLLTSYRDVLLYGRSPDWSHLLLLLLISFVLLFLGLRVIMKNEKEYAKVI, from the coding sequence ATGTTTAAACAGGTTTTTAAAGATATCCATTCACATAAGGACCTAATTCTGCATTTAACGATGACAGATTTTAAAAATAATTCTGCAAGAACTTATTTAGGTTTCTTATGGTGGATCCTTGATCCCATTTTATATATGGGGATTTTCTATTTGCTTGTGCAAGTTATTCTTCAAAGAGGTGGACCTGATTACTCAGTTTATCTGTTTACAGGTTTAATTCCTTTAAAGTGGGCAACTGCCTGTATTGTTGATTCTACTAATTCTATCGCATCAAATGCACGAATCATACAGCAAGTATATGTTCCGAAAGTTGTGTTTATATCGGTTAGACTGCTTGTTAATACCTTTAAATTTTTAATAAGTGCGGTAGTATTGTTTTTATTTTTATGGCTATACGGAATTGATCTTAATCTTAATGCGTTACAATTTATTCCAATTATGATAGTGAATGCACTATTTTTATTCTCTATCATGACATTTTTAGCTCACATCGGTGTGTTCATTAGAGATGTGAAGAATGCAATGCAATATATAGCTCGTATATTACTATATCTGTCACCTGTGATGTTTTCACTTGACCAGGTTCCGGAAAAATATGTTCCAATTTTGCTTTTAAACCCACTATCAACTTTATTGACTTCATATAGAGATGTATTATTATATGGGAGAAGTCCGGATTGGTCACATCTTCTCTTATTATTACTCATTTCGTTCGTATTGTTGTTCTTAGGGTTAAGAGTCATCATGAAAAATGAAAAAGAATATGCCAAGGTGATATAA